A region from the Agrobacterium cucumeris genome encodes:
- a CDS encoding integration host factor subunit alpha — protein sequence MAGKTVTRADLAESVFRKVGLSRTESAELVETIIDEICNAITRGEVVKLSSFATFQIREKNERIGRNPKTGEEVPISPRRVMTFKASNVLKQRILKAHTARKAKQKGQKAGA from the coding sequence ATGGCCGGGAAGACAGTGACACGCGCAGATCTTGCAGAATCTGTGTTTCGTAAAGTCGGGCTGTCCCGCACCGAATCCGCAGAACTGGTCGAGACGATCATCGACGAGATTTGCAACGCGATCACCCGTGGTGAGGTCGTCAAGCTTTCGTCCTTCGCGACCTTTCAGATCCGGGAAAAGAACGAGCGTATCGGCCGCAACCCGAAAACGGGCGAGGAAGTTCCGATTTCGCCGCGCCGGGTGATGACCTTCAAGGCATCGAATGTGTTGAAGCAGCGCATTCTCAAGGCGCACACAGCCCGCAAGGCCAAGCAAAAGGGCCAAAAGGCCGGGGCGTAA